The window atatcaaaaaatttaacacttctgtgtctacgaccatatcacgaccatatcacgttgaaaacaccggttctcgtccgatcaccgaagttaagcaacgtcgagcccggttagtacttgatgggtgaccgcctgggaataccgggtgttgtagacattttttttacgtataattttgtattcctaccaaacataatggttcaatattttttttactaatttatttggatgtaatattcaatgtatttagctatcgaatgaagaaaacagaaaataaatcattcataaatttatttggttttcataccatctgcatgttgaaatattttaagtgaaatacatgcacgTCAAGTTATATACACTTGAGAATTCCACTCCTTCCACATGcatgtggctatatatatattttttttttaaattaggtctttgaaaggtcgtctgtgatcatatggtatccgccatttgtcgtcatttgaaatcgcctctttctttttgaccagggcttatatgattcacatttttttctaaaaggattctaattagcaaaaattcattatagcaaaaacaaataataaacaataaataataattatagtttgtaaagttccagtaaaaacttcgaatatttgaaacgtctttcatctcggtcaaggaagtcccgtttcgaagtttgccatctttgtgtgctttcatatcgaaggcaaaatctaaatttctgggaagtctctttatttctgtgtatatctgaaagcaaaaacatataaagaaatgattttactacaaattcatatcatttttacggcacaatctagtttttgtgaaataatacaacacgttttctgatgaagaattcgcacgagtgaaattgacaagttgtacattaatcgtaaatatttcttcactcgtggtatcttgtttaattcttatgacatattctgaaagataaattcctgctgaaaattttcgtgtatcatttatataacaaaaagtacaatttatttgaaacaaatgattaaaacttgtcgaacaagcacacagattttcttgtcgatctgtttgaattagattgtcatgaaagtttaaggtgctctcgtcgaggtccgcgttagtttgataattacacactgtcagtgatttttgcatatcattgtaATCTGTCGTTCATTCGCACACATCGTTCAACAACCAAAGCCGCAAAATGTCTGACGCACCAGCACCAGTAGTAAAGACCCAGCTAAGTCACCAAAGAAGAAGCTGCAGCTAAACAAAGAAAGTAGCTACTCATCCAAAATACAGCGAGATGGTCGGAAAGGCTATATCTGCTTTGAAAGAGCGTGGAGGCTCAGCCGTCAAGCCATCCTCAAGTATATCTTAGCAAACTTCAGCGTTGGTAGCGATGCAAAAACAGTCAACACTCACTTGAAGTTAGCTCTGAAATCAGGAGTGAAGAGCAATAGCTTGAAACAGTCGAAGGGTACCGGCGCTTCTGGAAGCTTTAAGATTGGGGAAGTAGCTAAACCAGCTAAGAAACCagcaaagaaagtagttaaacctaaagcagccaagccaaagaggcaaagacacctaccaaaaagactgccgcaaagaaacctgcagcaaagaaaccagcaggtgaaaagaaagcagctaaaccaaaagcaaagaagccagctgcaaagaaacctgctgcaaaacctgctgcaaatctgcaaagaaagccacaaaatctcccaagaagacaaaggctgcagctaaaccaaagaaggcaaagacaccaaagaagaagtaaatgaaggaagcatgatgcttttaaagcttaaacagcccttttaagggctaccaaaatttttcaaaaagaatctgaaattgttgcatggtattagtcacaaataaaatataaagcttgtcccattttctaaatctctctttcttctctgcaatttatttctattataaagtccatgtgaacttgctaagttttactatcttcccctctggatcgtgcagtaaatatttagttttgcttctatcttaaacctgaaaaaaatcttttttatacaaattcttgatctgttcaaaattgctacttcctaactttatatatcaaaaattttaacacttctgtgtctacgaccatatcacgttgaaaacaccggttctcgtccgatcaccgaagttaagcaacgtcgagcccggttagtacttggatgggtgaccgcctgggaataccgggtgttgtagacatttttttgtgttcttataattttgcatttctatcaaacatataattaatgtaaagttttgcttctcaaaaaaattattatatataaatgtttgtcaaaaatgCTACTACCCaaccttatatatcaaaaaatttaacacttctgtgtctacgaccatatcacgttgaaaacaccggttctcgtccgatcaccgaagttaagcaacgtcgagcccggttagtacttggatgggtgaccgcctgggaataccgggtgttgtagacattttttttacgtataattttgtattcctaccaaacataatggttcaatattttttttactaatttatttggatgtaatattcaatgtatttagctatcgaatgaagaaaacagaaaataaatcattcataaatttatttggttttcaatacccatctgcatgttgaaatatttttaagtgaaatacatgcacgTCAAGTTATATACACTTGAGAATTCCACTCCTTCCACATGcatgtggctatatatatattttttttttaaattaggtctttgaaaggtcgtctgtgatcatatggtatccgccatttgtcgtcatttgaaatcgcctctttctttttgaccagggcttatatgattcacatttttttctaaaaggattctaattagcaaaaattcattatagcaaaaacaaataataaacaataaataataattatagtttgtaaagttccagtaaaaacttcgaatatttgaaacgtctttcatctcggtcaaggaagtcccggtttcgaagtttgccatctttgtgtgctttcatatcgaaggcaaaatctaaatttctgggaagtctctttatttctgtgtatatctgaaagcaaaaacatataaagaaatgattttactacaaattcatatcatttttacggcacaatctagtttttgtgaaataatacaacacgttttctgatgaagaatcgcacgagtgaaattgacaagttgtacattaatcgtaaatatttcttcactcgtggtatcttgtttaattcttatgacatattctgaaagataaattcctgctgaaaattttcgtgtatcatttatataacaaaaagtacaatttatttgaaacaaatgattaaaacttgtcgaacaagcacacagattttcttgtcgatctgtttgaattagattgtcatgaaagtttaagggtgctctcgtcgaggtccgcgttagtttgataattacacactgtcagtgatttttgcatatcattgtaatctgtcgttcattcgcacacatcgttcaacaaccaaagccgcaaaatgtctgacgcaccagcaccagtagtaaagaccccagctaagtcaccaaagaagaaagctgcagctaaaccaaagaaagtagctactcatccaaaatacagcgagatggtcggaaaggctatatctgctttgaaagagcgtggaggctccagccgtcaagccatcctcaagtatatcttagcaaacttcagcgttggtagcgatgcaaaaacagtcaacactcacttgaagttagctctgaaatcaggagtgaagagcaatagcttgaaacagtcgaagggtaccggcgcttctggaagctttaagattggggaagtagctaaaccagctaagaaaccagcaaagaaagtagttaaacctaaagcagccaagccaaagaaggcaaagacacctaccaaaaagactgccgcaaagaaacctgcagcaaagaaaccagcaggtgaaaagaaagcagctaaaccaaaagcaaagaagccagctgcaaagaaacctgctgcaaaacctgctgccaaatctgcaaagaaagccacaaaatctcccaagaagacaaaggctgcagctaaaccaaagaaggcaaagacaccaaagaagaagtaaatgaaggaagcatgatgcttttaaagcttaaacagcccttttaagggctaccaaaatttttcaaaaagaatctgaaattgttgcatggtattagtcacaaataaaatataaagcttgtcccattttctaaatctctctttcttctctgcaatttatttctattataaagtccatgtgaacttgctaagttttactatcttcccctctggatcgtgcagtaaatatttagttttgcttctatcttaaacctgaaaaaaatcttttttatacaaattcttgatctgttcaaaattgctacttcctaactttatatatcaaaaattttaacacttctgtgtctacgaccatatcacgttgaaaacaccggttctcgtccgatcaccgaagttaagcaacgtcgagcccggttagtacttggatgggtgaccgcctgggaataccgggtgttgtagacatttttttgtgttcttataattttgcatttctatcaaacatataattaatgtaaagttttgcttctcaaaaaaattattatatataaatgtttgtcaaaaatgCTACTACCCaaccttatatatcaaaaaatttaacacttctgtgtctacgaccatatcacgttgaaaacaccggttctcgtccgatcaccgaagttaagcaacgtcgagcccggttagtacttggatgggtgaccgcctgggaataccgggtgttgtagacattttttttacgtataattttgtattcctaccaaacataatggttcaatattttttttactaatttatttggatgtaatattcaatgtatttagctatcgaatgaagaaaacagaaaataaatcattcataaatttatttggttttcaatacccatctgcatgttgaaatatttttaagtgaaatacatgcacgTCAAGTTATATACACTTGAGAATTCCACTCCTTCCACATGcatgtggctatatatatattttttttttaaattaggtctttgaaaggtcgtctgtgatcatatggtatccgccatttgtcgtcatttgaaatcgcctctttctttttgaccagggcttatatgattcacatttttttctaaaaggattctaattagcaaaaattcattatagcaaaaacaaataataaacaataaataataattatagtttgtaaagttccagtaaaaacttcgaatatttgaaacgtctttcatctcggtcaaggaagtcccggtttcgaagtttgccatctttgtgtgctttcatatcgaaggcaaaatctaaatttctgggaagtctctttatttctgtgtatatctgaaagcaaaaacatataaagaaatgattttactacaaattcatatcatttttacggcacaatctagtttttgtgaaataatacaacacgttttctgatgaagaatcgcacgagtgaaattgacaagttgtacattaatcgtaaatatttcttcactcgtggtatcttgtttaattcttatgacatattctgaaagataaattcctgctgaaaattttcgtgtatcatttatataacaaaaagtacaatttatttgaaacaaatgattaaaacttgtcgaacaagcacacagattttcttgtcgatctgtttgaattagattgtcatgaaagtttaagggtgctctcgtcgaggtccgcgttagtttgataattacacactgtcagtgatttttgcatatcattgtaatctgtcgttcattcgcacacatcgttcaacaaccaaagccgcaaaatgtctgacgcaccagcaccagtagtaa of the Mytilus trossulus isolate FHL-02 unplaced genomic scaffold, PNRI_Mtr1.1.1.hap1 h1tg000586l__unscaffolded, whole genome shotgun sequence genome contains:
- the LOC134702647 gene encoding histone H1-delta-like; the encoded protein is MSDAPAPVVKTPAKSPKKKAAAKPKKVATHPKYSEMVGKAISALKERGGSSRQAILKYILANFSVGSDAKTVNTHLKLALKSGVKSNSLKQSKGTGASGSFKIGEVAKPAKKPAKKVVKPKAAKPKKAKTPTKKTAAKKPAAKKPAGEKKAAKPKAKKPAAKKPAAKPAAKSAKKATKSPKKTKAAAKPKKAKTPKKK